The Halalkalicoccus tibetensis genome contains the following window.
ACGTACGACGGCACCGCCGACTACCGCGGGGAGGAGGAGGTCACCGTCCTGGTCGGCACCGGGAGCCAGGGCTACTCGTTCTCGCCGGCGGCGATCATGGTCGATCCCGGGACCGAGGTGGTCTGGGAGTGGACCGGCCAGGGCGGCGGCCACAACGTCGAGGAGGAGGACGGCGAGTACGAGAGCCCGATCGAGTCCGAGGAGGGCCACACCTTCGAGCACACCTTCGAGGAGCCGGAGGTCTCGCTCTACACCTGCATCCCCCACGACCAGCAGGGGATGCGCGGCGCGGTCGCGGTCGAGGAATGAGCGGAAACCGCGAGCGTTTTACTGGATAGCCGAGTAGGCCGGGCGTGGAGAACGTAACCGACCGGACCAGCAACCCCTTCGGGATGCGCCCCTCCTGTGAATCCCGGTGTTCCGAGGGGACCGAGGCGGTCTTCGGCTACGGCGACGCCAACGCCGATTTCCACGTCATCGGCGACCATCCCGGGGTCCACGGGGGAGGCGAGACTGGCGTTCCGTTCACCGGTTCGCGGGCCGGCGAGGCGGTCCAGCGGGCGCTGTTCGAGACGGGCTTTCTCGACGAGCGGTACGCCGACGAGCCCGCGATCGAGGACTGCTTTCTGAGCTACCTCCACATGTGCTGTCCGCCCGCGGGCCGCGAGCCGACCCCCGGAGAGTACGCCGACATGGAGCGGTTTTTCGACGCCGAGCTGCGCGCGATCGCCGCCCACGTCCTGCTGCCGGTCGGCGAGCGCGCGCTGGAGCAGGTCCTCGCGAACTACACCGCGCAGGTCAGGCGTATCGAGGTCGACATGGAGGCGCTCCACGCGACGGAGATCCGCGGCAGCGGCTTTCTGGTCGTCCCGATCCGCGAGCCCGTCGACTGGGAGGAGGGCGACGGCCAGCGCCTGATCGACTCGCTGGCGGCGATCCGGGGCAGCGACTACCGCCGGACCGCGGACCTGAGCCGGTTTCTGGGTAGCGATGAGCTGTATTTCGTGCGCTAGGGATGACCATCGGTAGTTCCTTTTCCCTCCGCGGCGAGGCCCGCGTATGGTCACTGCCACCGTCTGGAACGAGTTCCGTCACGAGCGCGAGGACGACGCCGTCCGCGAACAGTACCCCGACGGGATCCACGAAGCGATCGCCGAATTCCTCTCCGACCACGGGTTCGACACCCGCACCGCGACGCTCGACGAGCCCGAACACGGGCTCACCGAGGAGGTCCTCGCCGAGACGGACGTGCTCCTGTGGTGGGGCCACGCCGCCCACGACGAGGTGAGTGAGGAGATCGTCGACCGGGTTCAGGAGCGCGTCCTCGACGGGATGGGGCTGATCGTCCTGCATTCGGCGCACTACTCGAAGGTGTTCAAACGGCTCATGGGCACCTCCTGTTCGCTCAAGTGGCGCGAGGCGGGCGAACGCGAACGGCTGTGGGCCGTCGAGCCGAGCCACCCCATCACGGACGGCATCGACGAGTACATCGAGCTCCCCGAGGCCGAGATGTACGGCGAGCGCTTCGACGTCCCCGCTCCCGAGACGCTCGTGTTCTCCTCGTGGTTCGAGGGGGGCAACGTCTTCCGCTCGGGCTGTTGTTATCGTCGGGGCTCCGGGAAGGTGTTCTACTTCCGGCCGGGCCACGAGACCTACCCGATCTACCGCCAGCCCGAGATCCAGCGGGTGATCGGGAACGCCGTCGAGTGGGCCGCGCCGAGCGAGGGGCCCGATCCCGCGTACGGCGAGCGCGACCCGCTCGAACCCCTCGACTAGTCGCCCGCGGCGGGATTGCCCCCTAACCGCCCGATCGTCGCCAGCCGAATCGCGTGGGGCCAACCGAGCGGCGTCGCGCTGTCGGGTGTGCCGTCGTCGAAGAACTGCTCGGGGAGGTACGCACCCCGACAGAGCGCGCCCTCGGGCGCGATCAGCGAGAACAGCTCCCGGGCGCGTTCGTCCGCCCGCGCCGCACCCTCCTCCCGGCCGTACTCCGCGAGCAGGTCCGCGAGGGACGCGTTGGCGTGGGCCCCCCACGCCGTCGAGACCGTCCAGACCTTCTCCGCGCCCTGCTCGCGGGTCCGCCAGTCGTCGCCCTCGTAGCGGATCAGCCCGGCGATCGAGTCGGGATCGCGATACAGCCCCTCACAGAGCGTCTCGGCGTGGGTCGCGAGGCGGTCCAGCCGTTCGTCGTCGACCGTAGCGACCTCCGCGTAGGCCTCGTGAGCGCCCACCAGCGCCAGCGCGCTCGAATCGAGCCGGTCGTCCAGCTCGCCCCCGCGCAGGCGGAGGGCGTAGGCGCCGCGCTCGGCCGACCAGAGCTCGTCGATCGCCCCGTAGACCCGTGCCGCCTGCTCCGCGGCGCGGTCGGTAACGGAGCCGTCGAGCGGGGCGCGCGCCAGCGCCGCGTAGGCCTCGAGGAAGGTCGCCGCCGTGTTCGAAAAGCGCCCCTCCATGTCCTCCCAGGCGTTCTGACAGGGCTCGGGCAGGCCGTCCTCGGCGAGCGAGTCGTCGAGGCCCTCAAGTGCAGCCCCGAGGGTGTCCCGGATCTCGTCCGCGAGCTCCGGCGAGACCTCGCCCTCGCGGAGATACGCCGCGAGGAAGGCGACGACGCTGCCGGTCTGGTCGGCCTGATAGGCCGTGCCGTCGCCCGCTTCGAGCCGGCCGTTCGCCCAGCCGGGTGCGAGCGAACCGTCGAACGACCAGACGCGGTGGGGCCAGGTGCCGTCCTCGCGCTGGGTCCGGCAGAAGAACCGCGCGCTCGCGGCGTGGCGCTCCGAGAGGTCGATCCCCAGACCCTCGTCGGCCTCGAGCAGGAACGAGGAGACCTCGCCGTCGTCGCGGAACCAGGTGTAGCCGTAGCCACCCGAATAGGCCGAATAGGGGTCGAACTCCGGGCCGGCGATCCGCGCGCCCGTCGGCGCCGAGAGCAAGTCGAGCACCCGCAGGTCGTCGGCGACCGAACCGGGCAGCCCCTCGATACCGGGGCGCGAGCCGGCGACCTGCTTTTCGGCCGATTCACGGAGCTCCTCGGGCGAACCGTGGCTCTCGAGGAACGCCGAGAGGGTCTCGAGCGCCGCCTTCCGATCGGTCTCCTCCCGGTCCGTCAGTAGGGTCCCGACCGTCGTGCCGTTCCCGAGGGGCGCGCGGGCGAGCGCCGTCCCGCCCAGTCGGTCGTTCTCGTAGCGGTCGTCCCCGTCGAGTTCGCGGGGCGCCTCGCCCCGCAGCACCGCGTCGAACGCGATCGGCGGGCGGGTCCCGTACTCCCCCGCCGCGGCGCCGAGGTAGTCGTGTTCGCGACGGTGGTAGACCTCGACAGCGTCCTCGTGGACGAGCTTGCCGAGCCGCGAGTCGCGGCCCTCGGGCGCGAACGTCGCGAGCGCGTGGAGCGAGAGCCCCTCGCCGTCCTCGCACTCGACGTGGGTGAGGTGGGCGCGTCCG
Protein-coding sequences here:
- a CDS encoding halocyanin domain-containing protein, yielding MQSDPSLDRRTVLRAAGALVAVGGLAGCTDDAGGGGSDEPDYETVPDDEEPDYEGWLDSAETYDGTADYRGEEEVTVLVGTGSQGYSFSPAAIMVDPGTEVVWEWTGQGGGHNVEEEDGEYESPIESEEGHTFEHTFEEPEVSLYTCIPHDQQGMRGAVAVEE
- a CDS encoding uracil-DNA glycosylase family protein, encoding MENVTDRTSNPFGMRPSCESRCSEGTEAVFGYGDANADFHVIGDHPGVHGGGETGVPFTGSRAGEAVQRALFETGFLDERYADEPAIEDCFLSYLHMCCPPAGREPTPGEYADMERFFDAELRAIAAHVLLPVGERALEQVLANYTAQVRRIEVDMEALHATEIRGSGFLVVPIREPVDWEEGDGQRLIDSLAAIRGSDYRRTADLSRFLGSDELYFVR
- a CDS encoding ThuA domain-containing protein, whose product is MVTATVWNEFRHEREDDAVREQYPDGIHEAIAEFLSDHGFDTRTATLDEPEHGLTEEVLAETDVLLWWGHAAHDEVSEEIVDRVQERVLDGMGLIVLHSAHYSKVFKRLMGTSCSLKWREAGERERLWAVEPSHPITDGIDEYIELPEAEMYGERFDVPAPETLVFSSWFEGGNVFRSGCCYRRGSGKVFYFRPGHETYPIYRQPEIQRVIGNAVEWAAPSEGPDPAYGERDPLEPLD
- a CDS encoding glycoside hydrolase family 15 protein, which produces MTLRAALADYLANEGHPTRFPGERRTTEGLFSGLDDRLVHVAPDGALRDHTDSLAPLSGLDRATFGIGHDDGITWFDELETLSQGYVGDTALVETRLSGAGFEVTKYDLTVGRAHLTHVECEDGEGLSLHALATFAPEGRDSRLGKLVHEDAVEVYHRREHDYLGAAAGEYGTRPPIAFDAVLRGEAPRELDGDDRYENDRLGGTALARAPLGNGTTVGTLLTDREETDRKAALETLSAFLESHGSPEELRESAEKQVAGSRPGIEGLPGSVADDLRVLDLLSAPTGARIAGPEFDPYSAYSGGYGYTWFRDDGEVSSFLLEADEGLGIDLSERHAASARFFCRTQREDGTWPHRVWSFDGSLAPGWANGRLEAGDGTAYQADQTGSVVAFLAAYLREGEVSPELADEIRDTLGAALEGLDDSLAEDGLPEPCQNAWEDMEGRFSNTAATFLEAYAALARAPLDGSVTDRAAEQAARVYGAIDELWSAERGAYALRLRGGELDDRLDSSALALVGAHEAYAEVATVDDERLDRLATHAETLCEGLYRDPDSIAGLIRYEGDDWRTREQGAEKVWTVSTAWGAHANASLADLLAEYGREEGAARADERARELFSLIAPEGALCRGAYLPEQFFDDGTPDSATPLGWPHAIRLATIGRLGGNPAAGD